A single region of the Neisseriaceae bacterium genome encodes:
- the uvrC gene encoding excinuclease ABC subunit UvrC, which translates to MLDDEGSVLYVGKAKNLNHRVRSYFQSKSHSPRIELMIKQIKKIETTITRNEVEALILENNLIKSLRPKYNILFRDDKSYPFIKISHHCYPQISYFRGNPQKPHQYFGPYPNSQCIRESIHIIQKVFKLRTCDNTTFNHRSRPCLLFQIKRCSAPCTNEISQKNYQQTVNEAVMFLNGKTDTLIQILEEKMNLCAQKLDFESAAKYRDQIFSLNKIQNNQFINSQQNHELDLDLLACISVENFICIQWISIRNGQYIGDKSFILDCTKLISEPMQRYTENFLAQHYLGKDKPDHIITNFPVSKILQDALNQEHHKKIKFSQKVIGERKKWLAMAEDNAMLAIRQKQMTTGNQKHRVEILKDLLNIERLNRIECFDISHTLGEATIASCVVYQDHAMQPSQYRRYNIKTDTQGDDYLAMYEVLIRHYQNDHSQNDKKVLPDLVLIDGGKGQISTALEVWDKLSLNIPLIGVAKGAERKAGMEELIIPEINRVIHLNPDNPALHLIQNIRDEAHRFAITGHRHKRDKNRQKSRLDKIPLIGSKRKKALLIRFGGLREIENASIEELTKVEGISKTIATKIYQYLHS; encoded by the coding sequence ATGCTTGATGATGAGGGTTCAGTATTGTATGTTGGAAAAGCAAAGAATCTAAATCATAGGGTAAGAAGTTATTTTCAAAGTAAAAGTCATTCTCCTCGAATAGAGTTAATGATAAAACAAATTAAAAAAATTGAAACAACAATTACACGCAATGAGGTTGAAGCACTCATTTTAGAGAATAATTTAATTAAATCACTACGCCCTAAGTATAATATTTTATTTAGAGATGATAAAAGTTATCCTTTCATTAAGATCTCGCATCATTGCTATCCACAAATTTCTTATTTTAGAGGTAACCCACAAAAACCACATCAATATTTTGGCCCCTATCCTAATAGCCAATGCATCAGAGAAAGTATCCATATTATCCAAAAAGTATTTAAGTTACGTACATGTGACAATACCACATTTAATCATCGTTCTCGTCCCTGTCTTCTATTTCAAATAAAACGTTGTTCAGCTCCTTGTACAAATGAAATTTCACAAAAGAATTATCAACAGACTGTAAATGAAGCAGTTATGTTTTTAAATGGTAAAACTGATACTCTGATTCAAATTCTGGAAGAAAAAATGAATCTTTGTGCTCAAAAGCTAGATTTTGAAAGCGCGGCAAAATATAGGGATCAAATTTTTTCTTTGAATAAAATTCAAAATAACCAGTTTATTAATAGTCAGCAAAATCATGAATTAGATTTAGATCTTTTAGCTTGTATTTCTGTAGAAAATTTTATTTGTATTCAGTGGATTAGTATTAGGAATGGACAATATATTGGTGACAAAAGCTTTATACTAGATTGTACAAAACTCATTAGTGAACCGATGCAAAGATACACTGAAAATTTTTTAGCTCAACACTATCTAGGCAAAGACAAACCAGATCATATTATTACTAATTTCCCAGTTTCTAAAATACTACAAGATGCTTTAAACCAAGAACATCATAAAAAAATTAAATTTTCTCAAAAAGTTATAGGAGAAAGAAAAAAATGGCTGGCTATGGCAGAAGACAATGCCATGCTAGCTATAAGACAAAAACAAATGACAACTGGTAATCAAAAACACAGGGTGGAGATTCTAAAAGATTTATTAAATATAGAGAGATTAAATAGAATAGAATGTTTTGATATTAGTCATACTTTGGGAGAAGCAACTATTGCTTCATGTGTTGTCTATCAAGATCATGCTATGCAACCTTCACAATACCGTCGCTATAATATTAAAACTGATACTCAAGGTGATGATTACTTGGCTATGTACGAAGTATTAATTAGACATTATCAAAATGATCATTCCCAAAATGATAAAAAGGTATTACCTGATTTAGTTTTAATTGATGGTGGAAAAGGACAAATCAGTACTGCATTAGAAGTATGGGATAAATTAAGCCTGAATATTCCATTAATTGGTGTTGCCAAAGGTGCTGAGAGGAAAGCAGGTATGGAAGAATTAATTATTCCCGAAATTAATCGAGTCATTCATCTTAATCCTGATAACCCAGCCCTACATTTAATTCAGAATATTAGAGATGAAGCCCACAGATTTGCCATTACAGGGCATCGGCATAAACGAGACAAAAATAGACAAAAATCTAGACTGGATAAAATTCCTTTAATTGGTTCTAAAAGGAAAAAAGCGTTATTAATCCGATTTGGAGGATTACGTGAGATCGAAAATGCAAGTATAGAAGAATTAACCAAAGTTGAGGGTATTAGTAAAACCATCGCAACTAAAATATATCAATATTTACATTCTTGA
- the erpA gene encoding iron-sulfur cluster insertion protein ErpA, with product MNEEFETSSTTVEEPIVFTENCCVKVQDLIAEENNPDLKLRVFVHGGGCSGFQYGFTFDEIVNEDDFQVEKAGLTFLIDPMSYQYLLGAEIDYKESLHGSQFVIRNPNAVTTCGCGSSFSV from the coding sequence ATGAATGAAGAATTTGAAACTTCTTCTACAACAGTAGAAGAACCTATCGTTTTCACAGAAAACTGTTGTGTTAAGGTACAGGACTTGATTGCGGAAGAAAATAATCCCGATTTAAAACTAAGAGTCTTTGTACATGGCGGTGGTTGTTCAGGGTTTCAGTATGGATTTACTTTTGATGAGATTGTTAATGAAGATGATTTTCAAGTTGAAAAAGCAGGATTGACTTTTTTAATCGACCCAATGAGCTATCAATATTTATTGGGTGCTGAGATTGATTATAAAGAAAGTTTACATGGTTCTCAGTTTGTGATTCGTAATCCTAATGCAGTAACAACATGTGGATGTGGTTCGTCATTTTCTGTCTGA
- a CDS encoding N-acetyl-gamma-glutamyl-phosphate reductase, with product MNPKIKVSIVGATGYTGVELLRLLANHPQVEVVNVTSRQDEGCLISEIFPSLRPFYGLRFTNPNDDELGQSDVVFFATPHTVAMSQVAKLLQRGTRVIDLSADFRLKDIAIWEEWYKVKHQATAYVDRAIYGLVELNREKIKTAQLVAVPGCYVTCVTLGLLPVLEHALLDQEANIIADCKSGVSGAGKSAKISNLFCEASDSMKAYALQGHRHYPEIQQNIALFDRDIAKKLIFVPHLIPMIRGMQATIYIKLRDNSIDLHEVFKDYYKNEKFIEVLPQGSVPETRNVRGSNICQLAVYRMYQSDCYAILSTIDNLMKGASGQAVQNMNVMFGLKESLGLNLVPLVP from the coding sequence ATGAATCCAAAGATAAAAGTAAGTATAGTAGGTGCTACAGGATATACAGGTGTTGAATTATTGAGATTACTAGCCAATCATCCACAGGTAGAAGTTGTTAATGTAACCAGCCGTCAAGATGAAGGTTGTTTGATCTCAGAAATATTTCCGAGTCTACGTCCTTTTTATGGCTTAAGGTTTACTAATCCTAATGATGATGAATTAGGTCAATCAGATGTAGTGTTTTTTGCAACCCCTCATACAGTAGCTATGAGTCAAGTAGCTAAATTGTTGCAAAGGGGTACAAGAGTTATTGATTTATCTGCTGATTTTAGATTAAAAGATATTGCTATTTGGGAAGAATGGTACAAGGTTAAACATCAAGCAACAGCATATGTGGATCGGGCAATTTATGGACTGGTGGAACTAAATCGTGAAAAAATTAAAACTGCTCAATTAGTGGCCGTACCAGGTTGTTACGTAACTTGTGTCACATTGGGGTTATTACCAGTATTAGAACATGCTTTATTAGATCAAGAGGCTAATATTATTGCTGATTGTAAATCAGGTGTTTCTGGCGCGGGTAAGTCAGCAAAAATATCGAATTTATTCTGTGAAGCAAGCGATAGTATGAAGGCTTATGCATTACAAGGTCATCGTCATTATCCTGAAATTCAACAGAATATTGCTTTATTTGATCGAGATATTGCCAAAAAATTAATCTTTGTCCCTCATTTAATTCCTATGATAAGAGGCATGCAAGCAACAATTTATATTAAGTTAAGAGATAATTCAATTGATTTACATGAAGTATTCAAAGATTATTATAAAAATGAAAAATTTATAGAAGTTTTACCACAAGGATCTGTCCCAGAAACTCGCAATGTTCGAGGTTCTAATATTTGCCAGCTCGCAGTGTATAGAATGTACCAAAGTGATTGTTATGCCATACTATCTACCATTGATAATTTAATGAAAGGTGCTTCAGGTCAAGCGGTACAAAATATGAATGTTATGTTTGGATTAAAAGAATCATTAGGTTTAAATCTGGTACCTTTAGTACCCTAA
- a CDS encoding OmpA family protein: MNKLMSISSVLGVIALSLSACVSVGNGQTRMHKSALYGLTSATTCAIIGATSAPDGKSNQYATNAGVFCGVIGAIAGSVAENNASRLQEDIRVLDSKITVTFGSNNSYVLVSMPEYLVMSDSITLNSNIYPVLQRVGKYLQDNPMIQPEIYGYVNTAADQSQNLLIARQEAQSVANYLRNYTTNVKPPIVYPKGSNDNAQQHGNRVEILLKK, translated from the coding sequence ATGAACAAATTAATGAGTATATCAAGTGTATTGGGTGTAATAGCTTTATCTTTATCAGCATGTGTTAGTGTTGGTAATGGTCAAACTAGAATGCATAAATCAGCCTTATATGGCTTAACGAGTGCAACAACCTGTGCAATAATTGGTGCTACAAGTGCTCCTGATGGGAAAAGTAATCAGTACGCTACTAATGCAGGGGTATTCTGTGGTGTTATTGGAGCCATTGCAGGATCGGTTGCTGAAAATAATGCATCACGTTTACAAGAAGATATTAGAGTATTAGATTCAAAGATTACTGTTACATTTGGTTCCAATAATAGTTATGTATTAGTAAGTATGCCAGAATATTTAGTTATGTCTGATAGTATCACATTGAATTCTAACATCTATCCCGTACTACAACGTGTAGGTAAATATTTGCAAGATAATCCTATGATACAGCCTGAAATTTATGGCTACGTAAATACAGCAGCAGATCAATCTCAAAATTTGTTAATTGCTCGTCAAGAAGCCCAGTCAGTAGCTAATTATCTTAGAAATTATACAACTAATGTTAAGCCTCCTATTGTTTATCCTAAAGGATCTAACGATAATGCACAACAACATGGCAACCGTGTAGAAATCTTGCTGAAAAAATAG
- a CDS encoding anthranilate synthase component I: MITIKEFEQKKQEGYTHIPLVCELLADLDTPLSVYLKLANQPFSYLLESAVHVERFGRYSFIGLPCDSYIKVHDYTIDIYEKHNIIETYQANPLDFIDEYFKRFKTPEIEGLDRFKGGLVGYFSYEINQYFEKKLSNNPLPKLIDIPDIFLLISKEIAIVDNFLGKIYLIVYVDVNETNAYFKGRERLEELRAKLRQNVVLPLSLGCPGSEIQYEMTEEEYQNCIDVIQNYIYAGDCMQVVPSRRIYLDYKDTAISLYRSLRTLNPSPFLIYYNFDDFNIVGSSPELLVRKSNNTATVRPLAGTRKRGRTLEEDLKNEEDLLSDEKEIAEHVMLIDLGRNDLGKISTTGSVKVTEKMVIERYSHVMHIVSNVEGECRDDISLMQILAATFPAGTLSGTPKIRAMEIIQELEPSKRGVYGGALGYISFSGDMDLAIGIRTAVIKNEKVYIQVGAGIVADSDREMELQETQNKSMALLKAVQMVQQGLDK, from the coding sequence ATGATAACCATTAAAGAATTTGAACAAAAAAAACAAGAAGGTTATACACATATCCCTTTAGTCTGCGAGCTGTTAGCGGATTTAGATACACCTTTATCTGTCTATTTAAAATTAGCTAATCAGCCTTTTAGTTATTTACTAGAATCAGCGGTGCATGTAGAAAGATTTGGTCGATATTCTTTTATTGGATTACCTTGTGATAGCTACATTAAGGTTCATGATTACACTATCGATATCTATGAGAAACATAATATCATTGAAACATACCAAGCAAACCCATTAGATTTTATCGATGAGTATTTTAAACGTTTTAAGACACCTGAAATTGAAGGCCTTGATCGCTTTAAAGGTGGGCTGGTGGGCTATTTTAGCTATGAGATTAATCAATATTTTGAAAAAAAGTTGAGTAATAATCCTTTACCTAAATTGATCGATATTCCTGATATATTTTTATTGATTTCCAAAGAAATCGCTATAGTTGATAATTTTTTGGGGAAAATTTATTTAATTGTATATGTGGATGTGAATGAAACAAATGCTTATTTTAAGGGAAGAGAACGATTAGAAGAGTTAAGAGCTAAATTACGTCAAAATGTTGTTTTACCCTTATCATTAGGATGTCCAGGTTCTGAGATACAATATGAGATGACAGAAGAAGAATATCAAAACTGTATAGATGTTATTCAAAATTATATTTATGCAGGAGATTGTATGCAGGTTGTTCCTTCGAGAAGAATTTATTTAGATTATAAAGATACAGCTATTAGTCTATATCGTTCTTTACGTACTTTGAATCCTTCACCATTCTTGATTTATTATAATTTTGACGATTTTAATATTGTAGGTTCATCTCCTGAGTTATTAGTAAGAAAATCAAATAATACAGCTACGGTTCGACCTCTAGCGGGTACTCGAAAAAGGGGCAGAACGCTAGAAGAAGATTTAAAAAATGAAGAAGATCTTCTGTCCGATGAGAAAGAAATTGCCGAACATGTTATGTTAATTGATTTAGGACGTAATGACCTAGGTAAGATTAGTACAACAGGAAGTGTTAAAGTAACTGAAAAAATGGTTATTGAACGATACTCACATGTAATGCATATAGTATCCAATGTAGAAGGAGAATGTCGAGATGATATTTCTTTAATGCAAATATTAGCTGCAACCTTTCCAGCTGGCACTTTATCAGGTACTCCCAAAATTAGAGCTATGGAAATTATTCAAGAATTAGAACCTTCCAAGCGAGGAGTTTATGGTGGCGCCTTGGGCTATATCAGTTTTTCCGGTGATATGGATTTGGCTATTGGGATTCGTACAGCTGTGATAAAAAATGAAAAAGTTTATATTCAAGTAGGCGCAGGAATTGTTGCCGATTCAGATCGAGAAATGGAATTACAAGAGACGCAAAACAAGTCAATGGCGTTATTAAAAGCAGTACAAATGGTACAACAAGGGTTAGATAAATAA